In Drosophila gunungcola strain Sukarami unplaced genomic scaffold, Dgunungcola_SK_2 000117F, whole genome shotgun sequence, the following are encoded in one genomic region:
- the LOC128265387 gene encoding acanthoscurrin-1 isoform X3: MKIFVCLLAALVATSSAGFIGGSGGGGGGGGGGYSYGIGGGGAGGHQEVKTIQVIHQEGGGYSGGGGHGYSGGHGGYSGGGHQEVKVVKVIQQEAGGHGGHGGYSGGHGGHGGYSGGGHQEVKTVKVIHEEGHALGGGGGYAGGFSGHSHGHGGHQEVKTIKVIHEEGGHSHGGHDHGYAHAHAHDHGHSHGGFEEVKTIQVIHEEGGHAPSNEYLPPSNEYLPPVSAPQPGYLPPSSSWK; encoded by the exons ATGAAG ATCTTTGTGTGTCTCCTGGCTGCTTTGGTTGCCACCTCATCGGCTGGCTTCATCGGTGGATccggcggtggtggtggtggcggtggcggtggctaCAGCTATGGCATCGGAGGCGGAGGCGCCGGTGGCCACCAGGAGGTGAAGACCATCCAGGTCATCCACCAGGAGGGTGGCGGCTACTCTGGCGGCGGCGGTCATGGCTATTCTGGCGGCCATGGAGGCTACTCTGGCGGCGGCCACCAGGAGGTGAAGGTCGTTAAGGTCATCCAACAGGAGGCTGGCGGTCATGGCGGTCATGGTGGCTATTCCGGCGGTCATGGCGGTCATGGTGGCTATTCCGGCGGTGGTCACCAGGAG GTCAAGACCGTGAAGGTCATCCATGAGGAGGGACACGCcctgggcggcggcggcggttaTGCCGGTGGCTTCTCCGGCCATTCGCACGGACATGGTGGCCACCAGGAGGTGAAGACCATCAAGGTCATCCACGAGGAGGGCGGTCACAGCCACGGCGGTCACGATCACGGTTACGCTCACGCTCACGCTCACGATCACGGTCACTCGCACGGTGGATTCGAAGAGGTCAAGACCATCCAGGTCATTCACGAGGAGggcggccacgcccccagcAACGAGTACCTGCCGCCCAGCAATGAGTACCTGCCCCCCGTGTCCGCTCCACAGCCCGGATATCTGCCCCCATCCTCCAGCTGGAAGTGA
- the LOC128265387 gene encoding uncharacterized protein LOC128265387 isoform X4, with amino-acid sequence MKIFVCLLAALVATSSAGFIGGSGGGGGGGGGGYSYGIGGGGAGGHQEVKTIQVIHQEGGGYSGGGGHGYSGGHGGYSGGGHQEVKVVKVIQQEAGGHGGHGGYSGGHGVHQEVKTVKVIHEEGHALGGGGGYAGGFSGHSHGHGGHQEVKTIKVIHEEGGHSHGGHDHGYAHAHAHDHGHSHGGFEEVKTIQVIHEEGGHAPSNEYLPPSNEYLPPVSAPQPGYLPPSSSWK; translated from the exons ATGAAG ATCTTTGTGTGTCTCCTGGCTGCTTTGGTTGCCACCTCATCGGCTGGCTTCATCGGTGGATccggcggtggtggtggtggcggtggcggtggctaCAGCTATGGCATCGGAGGCGGAGGCGCCGGTGGCCACCAGGAGGTGAAGACCATCCAGGTCATCCACCAGGAGGGTGGCGGCTACTCTGGCGGCGGCGGTCATGGCTATTCTGGCGGCCATGGAGGCTACTCTGGCGGCGGCCACCAGGAGGTGAAGGTCGTTAAGGTCATCCAACAGGAGGCTGGCGGTCATGGCGGTCATGGTGGCTATTCCGGCG GTCACGGAGTTCACCAAGAGGTCAAGACCGTGAAGGTCATCCATGAGGAGGGACACGCcctgggcggcggcggcggttaTGCCGGTGGCTTCTCCGGCCATTCGCACGGACATGGTGGCCACCAGGAGGTGAAGACCATCAAGGTCATCCACGAGGAGGGCGGTCACAGCCACGGCGGTCACGATCACGGTTACGCTCACGCTCACGCTCACGATCACGGTCACTCGCACGGTGGATTCGAAGAGGTCAAGACCATCCAGGTCATTCACGAGGAGggcggccacgcccccagcAACGAGTACCTGCCGCCCAGCAATGAGTACCTGCCCCCCGTGTCCGCTCCACAGCCCGGATATCTGCCCCCATCCTCCAGCTGGAAGTGA
- the LOC128265387 gene encoding uncharacterized protein LOC128265387 isoform X1 → MKIFVCLLAALVATSSAGFIGGSGGGGGGGGGGYSYGIGGGGAGGHQEVKTIQVIHQEGGGYSGGGGHGYSGGHGGYSGGGHQEVKVVKVIQQEAGGHGGHGGYSGGHGGHGGYSGGGHQEVKVVKVIHEEAHGHGHAGGGGFSGHGHGHGGHQEVKLVKVIHEEGGHGGHGHGGYSGGHGGHQEVKTVKVIHQEAGGHGGYSGGHGGYSGGHGGHGVHQEVKTVKVIHEEGHALGGGGGYAGGFSGHSHGHGGHQEVKTIKVIHEEGGHSHGGHDHGYAHAHAHDHGHSHGGFEEVKTIQVIHEEGGHAPSNEYLPPSNEYLPPVSAPQPGYLPPSSSWK, encoded by the exons ATGAAG ATCTTTGTGTGTCTCCTGGCTGCTTTGGTTGCCACCTCATCGGCTGGCTTCATCGGTGGATccggcggtggtggtggtggcggtggcggtggctaCAGCTATGGCATCGGAGGCGGAGGCGCCGGTGGCCACCAGGAGGTGAAGACCATCCAGGTCATCCACCAGGAGGGTGGCGGCTACTCTGGCGGCGGCGGTCATGGCTATTCTGGCGGCCATGGAGGCTACTCTGGCGGCGGCCACCAGGAGGTGAAGGTCGTTAAGGTCATCCAACAGGAGGCTGGCGGTCATGGCGGTCATGGTGGCTATTCCGGCGGTCATGGCGGTCATGGTGGCTATTCCGGCGGTGGTCACCAGGAGGTGAAGGTCGTTAAGGTCATCCACGAGGAGGCACATGGACATGGTCATGCTGGCGGCGGTGGCTTCTCCGGCCATGGACACGGACATGGTGGCCATCAGGAGGTGAAATTGGTCAAGGTCATCCACGAGGAGGGCGGCCATGGCGGCCATGGACATGGCGGTTACTCTGGCGGTCATGGAGGTCACCAGGAGGTCAAGACTGTGAAAGTGATCCACCAGGAGGCTGGCGGTCATGGCGGCTACTCTGGCGGACATGGCGGGTACTCCGGCGGTCACGGAGGTCACGGAGTTCACCAAGAGGTCAAGACCGTGAAGGTCATCCATGAGGAGGGACACGCcctgggcggcggcggcggttaTGCCGGTGGCTTCTCCGGCCATTCGCACGGACATGGTGGCCACCAGGAGGTGAAGACCATCAAGGTCATCCACGAGGAGGGCGGTCACAGCCACGGCGGTCACGATCACGGTTACGCTCACGCTCACGCTCACGATCACGGTCACTCGCACGGTGGATTCGAAGAGGTCAAGACCATCCAGGTCATTCACGAGGAGggcggccacgcccccagcAACGAGTACCTGCCGCCCAGCAATGAGTACCTGCCCCCCGTGTCCGCTCCACAGCCCGGATATCTGCCCCCATCCTCCAGCTGGAAGTGA
- the LOC128265382 gene encoding LOW QUALITY PROTEIN: probable serine/threonine-protein kinase DDB_G0282963 (The sequence of the model RefSeq protein was modified relative to this genomic sequence to represent the inferred CDS: inserted 1 base in 1 codon), with translation MPLYSDSTNYYYSGGSSQLYSPYYSSGLGLNTGLGLGSSAGSSYTSSYNRSYPASYMVPLSPSSPRSPSSYSSGSSAGSSSLHGLGSRYQPKLTTITEAGRHSGHSSLMPLTRINSPKYSSSSVTTPSYSSTGTSSRYIPARPIAINTADIDVSSSRYRRGGVTPREEKEREKEQVVMEEVVPKQQQQEEKPSAKETQSEMGDPNAESRPHRRSTIKRNRPVVRLSTIRRRSKDRSAESPKKEPVQEHQFRDLPPAAEPSLSWRQKLAEELAAFPATSNKKSPGELLRERFYIRDEKEEQPSFNQARIQQLTQPQSAQKTQEVEIDPKRERAEKEKKMEEQDKEDSDKQEQEDLEEMQETIRRLSLVQCPTFHDICEDISSDKIDDDLNAGELRRRASIIQEQEQEILNKLQKSNSGTFQLIHLERRSSHDSTTTNDDELKERSKRRSKKSKKLRHKITAMVEIENAPQVQPVDHMPSVLELNEESLLVQPLVSVSGSGSSSTPSPSPKPKFTVNVETVEEHHQIHKVFKLPKKKTVPKEENQEDQSSLPEGFMRAAPKTTKTSPLKKANNNKEKHVSEAQIFTFDEAVIEQQNHLAKQQQQQQQKLQQKQQQQPKPEAKVEGVATPKPIRKAIQKSESGEDFWSQIGSRETLYMSNRKKVFNEQLLEEEAPKSPTTPKEVKTEIKTPTTPKLKSEILIELKTTPSTVTSTTTGGKTAIQKVPSIPLTPTVKKAETSDNLNNSRTDSPQVTPTIVTVDDIKSKPTMTAISKNDLPNLIKTEEAKATTATKXTAAVPTKVSPKTPQSKVGTPPKTKEAALQLKVEQPTRKAAAPQSKPDTPTTPSPSTPKIIAEKVTKASPTNKVETPVKDSPMTPQIKVETPTKDSPQVPQVKAAASTTPQTKVDTPTTPQIKAATSQAKIDTPATPQTKPDMQATSQAKAATDEVKSIPATSKTTAAPKTTTAKINLTTPTATTTTVAGATQSGNAVAMTTATATSTAATATGKSKLNETAGPKINSGQPAKSPEQQQATAAAAAVETKINKTTHKEQQQREQHQQQQQQQLFDTAATTLVPQTETKTKLTEAAAEQSPTAKSKVQSPKTTKPKSAGKTNVGKKKAATPAATAAATATENVTDLSESNVTPINAGQFICLAPTKAAKTSPNKQQALQLQVQQQHEQQQQQQQQRQQATNASSPAATGDATTTPTTITIGVADVNVAAAAAAAATAAAINSNNSCGEGVGNNLSKFATVSNLAQYLRDVDADLEEDYIPSSAENSQDDDSDGNSDSSDDYSSVDGCANLSASMKKKQRKEKKKQKAKAAAAAAAPRFDPHKKIKIDTTNKCYVKEEAPRYPLVATPRPLWKREKIVYSDENTDDESGSEEGSGGSLEEEESDDESGGEECSSTSSSASSEDLERTRDTPSNAGAASARKADSGSLTVVDSPSSAGSNAGTLSVSGGGTSAGSSPSIIRMSTCSNDSGFEGGTAPSSPKKMLETSYTYSQFQKSGRFTAPATVIPRFKNYSVDDFHFLAVLGKGSFGKVLLAELRDTTYYYAIKCLKKDVVLEDDDVDSTLIERKVLALGTKHPYLCHLFCTFQTESHLFFVMEYLNGGDLMFHIQESGRFSEERARFYGAEIISGLKFLHKKGIIYRDLKLDNVLLDFEGHVRIADFGMCKLQIYLDKTADSFCGTPDYMAPEIIKGEKYNQNVDWWSFGVLLYEMLIGQSPFSGCDEDELFWSICNEIPWFPVYISAEATGILKGLLEKDYTKRIGSQYSPAGDIADHLFFRPIDWGLLEKRLIEPPFKPQVKHPLDTQYFDRVFTRERVRLTPIDKEILASMDQKQFHGFTYTNPHITLD, from the exons ATGCCCCTGTATTCGGACTCGACGAACTATTACTATAGTGGCGGCAGCAGCCAGCTGTATTCGCCGTACTACAGCTCCGGTTTGGGCCTCAATACGGGCCTGGGTCTGGGCTCCTCGGCCGGATCGAGCTACACATCCAGCTACAATCGCTCGTATCCGGCCAGCTATATGGTGCCCTTGAGTCCCTCCTCGCCGCGATCGCCCAGTAGCTATTCCAGCGGCAGTTCCGCTGGAAGTAGTTCACTTCACGGCCTGGGCTCTAGATACCAACCGAAGTTGACCACGATCACGGAGGCGGGCAGGCACAGTGGTCACAGCAGCCTGATGCCCCTGACCAGAATCAATTCGCCGAAATACAGTAGCTCCTCGGTGACCACGCCCAGTTATAGTTCAACGGGTACCAGTAGTCGGTATATACCGGCTAGACCGATTGCCATCAATACGGCGGATATCGATGTGAGTTCCTCTCGTTATCGACGGGGTGGTGTAACACCCAGGGAGGAAAAGGAAAGGGAAAAGGAACAGGTGGTCATGGAGGAGGTGGTAccaaagcagcagcagcaggaggagaaACCATCAGCCAAGGAAACCCAGTCGGAAATGGGCGATCCCAATGCCGAGAGTCGACCCCATCGCAGGTCAACCATCAAGAGAAATCGACCCGTGGTCAGACTGTCAACCATACGAAGACGTAGCAAGGATCGCAGTGCCGAGAGTCCCAAAAAGGAACCGGTGCAGGAACATCAATTCCGCGACTTGCCACCCGCCGCGGAGCCCAGTTTGAGTTGGCGCCAAAAATTGGCCGAAGAATTGGCCGCTTTTCCGGCCACAAGCAATAAAAAGTCACCGGGCGAATTGCTACGCGAAAGATTCTACATAAGAGATGAAAAGGAGGAGCAGCCCAGTTTCAACCAGGCCAGAATTCAGCAGCTAACTCAACCACAAAGTGCTCAGAAAACGCAGGAAGTTGAGATAGATCCCAAGAGGGAAAGGGCGGAAAAGGAGAAGAAGATGGAGGAGCAGGACAAGGAGGACTCGGATAAACAGGAACAGGAGGATCTGGAGGAAATGCAGGAGACCATTCGCAGATTGAGCCTGGTGCAATGTCCCACATTTCATGACATTTGCGAGGATATCTCGTCGGATAAAATCGATGATGATCTAAATGCCGGTGAGCTGAGGCGTCGAGCTTCCATCATTCAAGAACAGGAACAGGAAATACTGAATAAGTTGCAGAAATCGAACTCGGGAACCTTTCAGTTGATCCATCTGGAGCGAAGATCCAGTCACGACAGCACCACCACAAACGATGACGAACTCAAGGAAAGATCCAAAAGACGTTCGAAGAAAAGCAAGAAATTGCGCCACAAAATCACCGCCATGGTGGAGATTGAAAACGCGCCTCAAGTCCAGCCAGTGGATCATATGCCCAGTGTTTTGGAGTTGAACGAAGAATCCCTACTGGTGCAGCCTTTGGTTTCCGTATCCGGTTCCGGTTCGAGTTCCACCCCAAGTCCCAGTCCTAAGCCGAAGTTCACCGTGAATGTGGAGACGGTGGAGGAGCATCACCAGATACACAAGGTCTTCAAGTTGCCCAAGAAAAAGACAGTGCCCAAGGAGGAGAATCAGGAGGATCAGTCGTCGCTGCCCGAGGGATTCATGCGGGCAGCTCCCAAAACGACCAAGACATCGCCCCTAAAGAAGGCCAATAACAATAAAGAGAAACATGTGAGTGAGGCGCAGATTTTCACCTTTGATGAGGCAGTCATAGAGCAACAGAATCATCTGGCtaagcagcaacagcagcaacagcaaaaactgcaacagaaacagcaacaacaacccaAGCCAGAGGCCAAAGTCGAGGGCGTGGCCACGCCCAAGCCAATACGTAAGGCTATCCAAAAATCGGAAAGCGGTGAGGACTTTTGGTCGCAAATTGGATCCAGGGAAACGCTCTACATGAGCAATCGCAAGAAGGTCTTCAATGAGCAGCTCCTGGAGGAGGAAGCGCCCAAATCGCCCACAACGCCCAAGGAAgttaaaacagaaataaagACACCGACCACACCCAAACTCAAGTCCGAAATTCTCATTGAGCTGAAGACAACGCCATCAACGGTGACATCAACAACAACTGGTGGCAAAACAGCAATACAAAAGGTACCCTCAATACCACTTACACCAACGGTAAAGAAAGCAGAAACAAGcgataatttaaacaatagtCGTACTGATTCACCACAAGTTACACCAACAATAGTCACAGTAGATGACATCAAGTCGAAACCAACAATGACAGCAATATCTAAGAATGACTTGCcaaacttaataaaaaccGAGGAAGCCaaggcaacaacagcaacta CGACAGCTGCAGTGCCGACCAAAGTTTCACCAAAAACACCACAAAGTAAGGTAGGAACGCCACCAAAAACTAAGGAGGCAGCACTACAGCTAAAAGTGGAACAACCAACAAGGAAGGCAGCAGCACCGCAATCAAAACCAGATACACCAACAACGCCTTCACCTTCGACACCAAAAATCATTGCGGAAAAAGTTACAAAAGCTTCACCAACAAATAAAGTTGAAACACCAGTAAAAGATTCACCAATGACACCGCAAATAAAAGTCGAAACACCAACAAAAGATTCACCACAAGTACCACAAGTTAAGGCAGCTGCATCGACAACCCCACAAACAAAAGTTGATACTCCAACAACGCCGCAAATCAAAGCAGCAACATCACAGGCAAAAATTGACACACCAGCAACACCGCAAACAAAGCCTGACATGCAAGCAACATCACAAGCCAAAGCAGCAACAGATGAAGTCAAATCAATACCAGCAACATCAaagacaacagcagcaccaaagacaacaacagcaaagaTTAACCTGACAACaccgacagcaacaacaacaactgttGCTGGGGCTACGCAATCTGGCAACGCCGTAGCCatgacaacagcaacagcaacatcaacagcagcaacagcaacaggcaAATCAAAATTGAACGAAACAGCagggccaaaaataaatagcgGGCAGCCGGCCAAGTCACCTGAACAACAACAGGCAACGGCAGCGGCAGCCGCAGtcgaaacgaaaataaataaaacaacgcACAAGGAACAACAGCAACGggagcagcatcagcagcagcagcagcagcaactgttcgacacggcagcaacaacattgGTGCCACAAACGGAAACCAAAACGAAATTGACGGAAGCCGCTGCTGAGCAATCACCAACGGCCAAGTCAAAGGTGCAATCACCGAAAACGACAAAGCCAAAAAGTGCCGGCAAAACAAATGTTGGCAAAAAGAAAGCTGCAacgccagcagcaacagcagcagcaacagcaacagaaaatGTAACAGATTTGTCTGAGAGCAATGTGACCCCAATCAATGCCGGCCAATTTATATGCCTGGCCCCCACAAAGGCGGCCAAAACATCGCCGAACAAGCAACAAGCATTGCAATTGCaagtgcaacagcaacatgagcagcaacagcaacagcagcaacagcggcaacaGGCCACAAATGCGTCATCGCCGGCGGCAACAGGCGATGCAACCACAACGCCCACAACGATAACAATTGGTGTTGCTGATGttaatgttgctgctgctgctgctgctgctgccactgctgctgcgatcaacagcaacaacagctgcGGCGAAGGCGTCGGCAATAATTTATCAAAGTTTGCAACAGTATCGAATTTGGCACAGTATCTGCGAGACGTTGATGCCGATCTAGAAGAGGACTATATACCCTCGTCGGCGGAAAATAGCCAAGACGACGACAGCGACGGCAATAGCGACAGTTCCGACGATTATTCCAGTGTTGACGGTTGTGCCAATTTGAGCGCCAGCATGAAGAAGAAGCAGCGCaaggagaagaagaagcagaaggcgaaagccgccgccgccgccgcagcgCCGCGCTTCGATCCGCACAAGAAGATCAAAATCGACACGACCAACAAGTGTTATGTGAAGGAGGAGGCGCCGCGCTATCCGCTGGTGGCCACGCCACGCCCACTGTGGAAGCGGGAGAAGATCGTCTACTCGGACGAGAACACGGACGATGAGAGCGGCAGCGAGGAGGGCAGCGGCGGCTccctggaggaggaggagagcGACGACGAGAGCGGCGGCGAGGAGTGCAGCTCCACGAGCAGCAGCGCCAGTTCCGAGGATCTCGAGCGGACCAGGGACACGCCCTCCAATGCCGGCGCCGCCTCTGCGCGAAAAGCGGACTCCGGCTCGCTAACGGTGGTCGACTCGCCCAGTTCCGCCGGCTCGAATGCCGGAACACTAAGCGTTTCCGGCGGTGGCACATCCGCCGGCAGCTCACCCTCCATCATCCGGATGAGCACGTGCAGCAACGATTCCGGCTTCGAAGGCGGCACCGCGCCCTCCAGTCCCAAGAAGATGCTAG AAACATCATATACATATTCACAATTCCAAAAATCCGGACGTTTCACTGCGCCAGCAACAGTAATACCTAGATTTAAGAATTATTCGGTAGATGATTTCCACTTTCTGGCCGTTCTCGGCAAGGGAAGTTTCGGCAAG GTTCTGCTGGCTGAGCTGCGTGATACGACGTACTACTATGCCATTAAGTGCCTGAAAAAGGATGTCGTCCTGGAGGACGATGATGTGGACTCGACGCTAATTGAACGCAAGGTCCTGGCCCTGGGCACCAAACATCCCTATCTGTGTCATCTGTTTTGCACCTTCCAAACGGAG AGCCACTTGTTCTTTGTTATGGAGTATCTGAATGGCGGCGATCTCATGTTCCACATCCAGGAGAGCGGACGTTTCTCCGAAGAACGGGCCAGATTTTATGGCGCCGAAATAATCTCGGGCCTCAAGTTCCTGCACAAAAAGGGCATTATCTATAG GGATCTCAAACTGGATAATGTCCTACTGGATTTTGAGGGACATGTTCGAATTGCCGATTTTGGCATGTGCAAATTGCAAATCTATTTGGACAAAACAGCCGATAGCTTTTGCGGCACACCCGATTATATGGCGCCCGAAATCATTAAg GGTGAAAAGTACAATCAGAATGTGGATTGGTGGTCGTTTGGTGTGCTGCTTTACGAAATGCTGATCGGACAGTCACCATTTAGTGGCTGCGACGAGGACGAGCTCTTTTGGTCCATTTGCAATGAAATTCCATGGTTCCCAGTCTATATTTCCGCCGAGGCCACAGGGATACTCAAAGGG ttgctggagaaggacTATACGAAGCGTATTGGTTCGCAGTATAGCCCAGCTGGTGATATAGCCGATCACTTATTCTTCCGCCCGATCGACTGGGGATTACTGGAAAAGCGGCTTATCGAGCCGCCCTTCAAGCCGCAAGTG AAACACCCCTTGGATACGCAATATTTCGATAGGGTCTTCACCAGGGAAAGGGTTCGTCTCACTCCCATCGATAAGGAGATACTGGCCTCCATGGATCAGAAGCAGTTCCATGGCTTCACCTACACAAATCCTCACATCACTTTGGACTAA
- the LOC128265387 gene encoding uncharacterized protein LOC128265387 isoform X2: protein MKIFVCLLAALVATSSAGFIGGSGGGGGGGGGGYSYGIGGGGAGGHQEVKTIQVIHQEGGGYSGGGGHGYSGGHGGYSGGGHQEVKVVKVIQQEAGGHGGHGGYSGGHGGHGGYSGGGHQEVKVVKVIHEEAHGHGHAGGGGFSGHGHGHGGHQEVKLVKVIHEEGGHGGHGHGGYSGGHGGHQEVKTVKVIHEEGHALGGGGGYAGGFSGHSHGHGGHQEVKTIKVIHEEGGHSHGGHDHGYAHAHAHDHGHSHGGFEEVKTIQVIHEEGGHAPSNEYLPPSNEYLPPVSAPQPGYLPPSSSWK, encoded by the exons ATGAAG ATCTTTGTGTGTCTCCTGGCTGCTTTGGTTGCCACCTCATCGGCTGGCTTCATCGGTGGATccggcggtggtggtggtggcggtggcggtggctaCAGCTATGGCATCGGAGGCGGAGGCGCCGGTGGCCACCAGGAGGTGAAGACCATCCAGGTCATCCACCAGGAGGGTGGCGGCTACTCTGGCGGCGGCGGTCATGGCTATTCTGGCGGCCATGGAGGCTACTCTGGCGGCGGCCACCAGGAGGTGAAGGTCGTTAAGGTCATCCAACAGGAGGCTGGCGGTCATGGCGGTCATGGTGGCTATTCCGGCGGTCATGGCGGTCATGGTGGCTATTCCGGCGGTGGTCACCAGGAGGTGAAGGTCGTTAAGGTCATCCACGAGGAGGCACATGGACATGGTCATGCTGGCGGCGGTGGCTTCTCCGGCCATGGACACGGACATGGTGGCCATCAGGAGGTGAAATTGGTCAAGGTCATCCACGAGGAGGGCGGCCATGGCGGCCATGGACATGGCGGTTACTCTGGCGGTCATGGAGGTCACCAGGAG GTCAAGACCGTGAAGGTCATCCATGAGGAGGGACACGCcctgggcggcggcggcggttaTGCCGGTGGCTTCTCCGGCCATTCGCACGGACATGGTGGCCACCAGGAGGTGAAGACCATCAAGGTCATCCACGAGGAGGGCGGTCACAGCCACGGCGGTCACGATCACGGTTACGCTCACGCTCACGCTCACGATCACGGTCACTCGCACGGTGGATTCGAAGAGGTCAAGACCATCCAGGTCATTCACGAGGAGggcggccacgcccccagcAACGAGTACCTGCCGCCCAGCAATGAGTACCTGCCCCCCGTGTCCGCTCCACAGCCCGGATATCTGCCCCCATCCTCCAGCTGGAAGTGA
- the LOC128265383 gene encoding uncharacterized protein LOC128265383, giving the protein MHYIFMMSLFGLLILSLFGLTDSYGHQPVLRNIIKVRASGFMPFESDLLLPLNILRQLQDRSSRFIGQRPKPVARPKVKQQVRLERAHPLRGAKGVQLYNLIDDDGELLLNLKVHQDPKGMAPPGIYQGIAPEAKYQSKYQDYDTPWIPSKWRPTSEFPLGVTSSSPRPLPLHQYVGQSNRIEQNTGKRRRQDMWPHK; this is encoded by the coding sequence ATGCACTATATTTTCATGATGAGCCTTTTTGGCCTTTTGATTTTGAGTCTTTTCGGCCTGACTGACAGTTATGGCCACCAACCGGTGCTgagaaatattattaaagtgcGGGCCAGTGGCTTCATGCCCTTCGAATCGGATTTACTGCTGCCTCTGAATATTCTCCGGCAATTGCAGGATCGATCGTCACGGTTTATTGGCCAGAGACCAAAACCCGTTGCCAGGCCAAAGGTCAAGCAGCAAGTACGATTGGAAAGAGCCCACCCACTGAGGGGGGCCAAGGGCGTCCAGTTGTACAATCTCATCGATGACGATGGTGAATTGCTGCTCAATCTCAAGGTGCATCAGGATCCCAAGGGAATGGCCCCACCAGGAATTTATCAAGGAATCGCGCCAGAGGCTAAATACCAAAGTAAATATCAGGACTACGACACACCTTGGATACCCTCGAAATGGAGACCCACCAGCGAATTTCCCCTGGGCGTGACCTCCTCCTCGCCACGCCCACTGCCTCTGCATCAATATGTGGGCCAAAGCAATCGCATCGAACAAAATACGGGGAAAAGACGGCGACAGGACATGTGgccacataaataa